The Calliphora vicina chromosome 3, idCalVici1.1, whole genome shotgun sequence genome contains a region encoding:
- the CAH2 gene encoding carbonic anhydrase 2 — MTKIIQLKLSTIILAALISCVHPESEFTYFGTMGPDHWSEHYNQCSGKHQSPININDVDVVNRTYSKMLFKNFAQLPVEAIVFNNGHTVLVKLNFEGDIPTISDGPLEGKGTYQFQQLHFHWGEDNSVGSEDRINDVAYPMELHVVFRNAKYDSFEEAVRKDDGVLVLAAFYEIGNYTNMEYDQFTSHLEHIHEPHTNVTLTQPMDLFSFLTDDLSRYYSYIGSLTTPPCSEDVIWIDFINPIGISEEVIERFRYLKTFDGSSLTHNFRPVQPLNNRKVYRAVPQQDERMPANLANDASRTLFKISVGCLSILIAFFNLNSHFH; from the exons atgacaaaaataatacagtTAAAATTGTCAACAATAATTTTGGCCGCTTTGATTAGTTGCG TTCATCCGGAATCGGAATTTACCTATTTCGGGACTATGGGACCTGATCATTGGAGCGAACACTATAATCAGTGTTCGGGTAAACATCAAAGTCCTATTAATATCAATGATGTTGATGTGGTCAATCGCACTTATtcgaaaatgttgtttaagAATTTTGCCCAATTACCTGTGGAGGCAATTGTTTTCAATAATGGTCATACGGTTTTGGTGAAATTGAATTTTGAGGGAGATATACCCACCATATCAGATGGACCTTTAGAGGGTAAAGGTACTTATCAATTTCAACAGTTACATTTCCATTGGGGCGAAGATAATTCGGTTGGTAGTGAGGATCGCATCAATGATGTAGCATATCCCATGGAATTGCATGTAGTCTTTCGCAATGCTAAATATGACAGCTTTGAGGAGGCCGTTAGAAAAGATGATGGCGTTCTGGTGTTGGCGGCATTCTATGAG ATTGGCAATTACACCAACATGGAGTATGATCAGTTCACTTCACATTTAGAGCACATCCATGAGCCACATACAAATGTAACATTAACACAACCCATGGACTTGTTTAGTTTCTTAACAGACGATTTGAGTAGATATTACTCATATATAGGCTCATTGACCACACCACCCTGCAGTGAAGATGTTATTTGGATTGATTTTATAAATCCCATAGGTATCTCCGAAGAAGTG ATTGAACGTTTCcgttatttgaaaacatttgatGGTTCCTCCTTAACCCACAATTTCCGCCCAGTACAACCCTTAAACAATCGCAAAGTTTACAGGGCGGTGCCTCAGCAAGATGAAAGAATGCCCGCCAATTTAGCCAATGACGCTTCaagaactttatttaaaatttctgttggctgtttaagtattttaatagcattttttaatttaaactcacattttcattaa